From a single Arachis hypogaea cultivar Tifrunner chromosome 3, arahy.Tifrunner.gnm2.J5K5, whole genome shotgun sequence genomic region:
- the LOC140183538 gene encoding uncharacterized protein yields the protein MVTVLESNLKWSIVTVFWSDHRIWFLKIFCLKTPSPNDLGLDYENIDACPNDCMLYRNEYINDSVCHICGESRYNQAPTTDGNEDDFALPNKVHKVAAKTLRYFPLIPRLKKLFMCPNTTEALRWHDDQRLKDDCIRHPADGEAWKKLDSRYPNFSKELRNLRFGLKTKLPDGSASNISRCVQQEERKLYGYKTHDAHFMLHYLLQIPIKSILPDHVAVPLVHLCSFFRRLCQKEISLEEINGLESEIVETLCQLERIFPPTFFDIMVHLPIHLANEVRLGGPVQFRWMYPIERYMCTLKGYVRNRSRPEGSIAEGYLAEECLTFCSRYLHEGVKTRFNKISWNNDEGISTKDPDSNLFTNKGSLLGEKKGQLIILDEKSLRQANAYVLNNCINVEPYIREHGDQQKQDKQKRKWNVIKDQNEDFIEWFTGHAMKDDVPSWIRQLSKGPNKVSKSFSAYVVNGYRFHTKRREVMRKMQNSGVTMVAETTSFASVEDKKPIKANIRYYGRIMDIVELDYYSQFKVVLFKCEWFIVEEDNYGLTYVHFNKRCYQDEPFVLFDPNIIEPHESVNSPIPLSDIGEVDLVRPGVQPTIVDVTPNKIKFKDKEIESDEFDSDAEI from the exons atggtcacggttttagagaGTAACCTTAAatggtctatagtcacggttttttgGAGTGACCATAgaatatggtttttgaaaatattttgtttaaagaCCCCCTCCCCCAATGACTTAGGTCTTGACTACGAAAATATTGATGCATGTCCTAATGACTGCATGCTATATCGAAATGAGTACATAAATGACTCAGTTTGCCATATCTGTGGAGAGTCTCGATATAATCAGGCTCCTACTACGGACGGCAACGAAGATGACTTTGCGCTTCCGAATAAAGTTCATAAGGTTGCTGCAAAAACCTTAAGATACTTTCCCTTAATACCAAGGCTTAAAAAGCTTTTTATGTGCCCAAATACAACAGAGGCGTTGAGGTGGCATGATGACCAGCGTTTGAAAGACGATTGCATAAGGCACCCTGCTGATGGCGAAGCATGGAAGAAGTTGGACAGTCGGTACCCAAACTTTTCAAAAGAACTTCGCAATTTGAGGTTTGGTTTG AAAACAAAATTGCCTGATGGAAGTGCTTCAAACATTTCTCGTTGTGTACAACAAGAAGAGAGAAAGCTTTATGGTTATAAGACTCACGATGCTCACTTCATGTTGCATTACCTGTTGCAAATACCAATCAAGAGCATTCTTCCAGATCATGTTGCTGTTCCTCTAGTTCACTTGTGTTCATTTTTTCGTCGATTGTGTCAAAAGGAAATCTCTTTAGAAGAGATTAATGGTTTGGAGTCAGAAATTGTAGAGACTTTGTGCCAGTTGGAGAGGATTTTTCCCCCTACCTTTTTTGATATAATGGTTCATTTGCCAATTCATTTAGCTAATGAAGTCAGGTTAGGTGGTCCCGTCCAGTTTCGATGGATGTATCCGATTGAGAGATACATGTGCACACTAAAAGGGTATGTTCGTAATAGAAGTCGTCCAGAAGGATCAATTGCAGAGGGTTATTTGGCTGAAGAGTGTTTAACTTTTTGTTCAAGATATTTGCATGAGGGAGTGAAAacaagattcaacaaaatatctTGGAATAATGATGAAGGTATTTCAACCAAAGATCCTGATTCAAATTTGTTCACAAACAAGGGTAGTCTGTTGGGTGAAAAAAAAGGGCAGCTAATCATTTTGGACGAGAAGTCACTCCGTCAAGCTAATGCATATGTATTGAACAATTGCATTAATGTTGAGCCTTACATTAG AGAACATGGTGATCAACAAAAGCAAGACAAGCAGAAGCGAAAGTGGAACGTTATTAAAGATCAGAATGAAGACTTTATAGAATGGTTCACAGGACATGCCATGAAAGATGATGTTCCTAGTTGGATACGACAGTTGTCTAAGGGTCCAAATAAAGtttcaaaatcattttctgcTTATGTTGTCAATGGGTACAGATTTCATACTAAGCGGCGAGAAGTGATGCGAAAAATGCAAAATAGTGGTGTCACTATGGTGGCTGAAACTACAAGCTTTGCTAGTGTTGAAGACAAAAAACCAATCAAGGCCAATATAAGATATTATGGTAGAATCATGGATATTGTTGAGCTAGACTATTATAGTCAATTTAAAGTTGTGTTATTTAAGTGTGAGTGGTTTATAGTTGAGGAAGATAATTATGGTTTGACATATGTCCATTTTAACAAAAGATGTTACCAAGACGAACCATTTGTGTTG TTTGACCCTAACATAATAGAGCCACATGAATCTGTAAATAGTCCGATACCCTTAAGTGATATTGGTGAGGTAGACTTGGTTAGACCGGGTGTGCAACCTACTATTGTTGATGTGACACCGAACAAGATCAAATTTAAAGACAAAGAAATAGAGTCTGATGAGTTTGACAGTGATGCTGAAATCTAG
- the LOC112790832 gene encoding dirigent protein: MESTMRRLISALFLLLLITVGSSASPTHWRKRVREPCKKLVLYFHDIIYNGHNAKNATSAIVGAPSWGNKTILAGQNHFGDVVVFDDPITLDNNLHSPPVGRAQGFYIYDKKEIFTSWLAFSFVFNSTQHKGSINFAGADPLMNKTRDISVIGGTGDFFMTRGVATLSTDAFEGEVYFRLRVDMNLYECW, translated from the coding sequence ATGGAATCCACCATGAGGAGACTCATTTCAGCACTGTTCCTCTTGCTCCTAATCACGGTGGGATCCTCTGCCTCTCCAACACATTGGCGAAAGAGGGTTCGAGAGCCTTGCAAGAagttggtgctttattttcatgaCATCATTTACAACGGCCATAATGCTAAGAATGCCACATCAGCCATTGTGGGTGCGCCCTCGTGGGGCAACAAGACTATACTAGCCGGCCAGAACCACTTTGGTGATGTGGTCGTCTTTGACGACCCCATCACACTTGACAACAACTTGCACTCGCCTCCTGTGGGACGAGCGCAAGGGTTTTACATTTACGACAAGAAAGAGATTTTCACCTCTTGGCTTGCTTTCTCCTTTGTGTTCAACTCAACACAACATAAGGGTAGCATAAACTTTGCTGGTGCTGACCCTTTGATGAACAAGACCAGGGACATTTCCGTCATTGGTGGCACTGGTGACTTCTTCATGACTAGGGGAGTGGCCACTCTCTCAACCGATGCATTTGAGGGTGAGGTTTACTTCAGGCTAAGGGTTGATATGAACTTGTATGAATGTTGGTAA